In Gemmatimonadota bacterium, the sequence GCGGAAAGGGGAACTCGAAATGGCGAAAGTCGCCGTGCCGGAGCGGCGCGTGGCGAGCTCCGGCGTGGTGAAGTCCTGGGTCGAGCGAACGAGTGTCCGAACGAGTGCATCGCTGCCGCGCGCGGCCAGCGGCACCGCGCTAGAACGACGGTCTGCTTTCGGTCGAGCGAAAACTGCTGCAACCCGCGGCCGGGCGAAGCGGCGGAAGCCCGGTCCGGAATCGTAATCATGGGGTCCAGGGAAGTTCGGTCGGTATTAGTAAAGTCGGCCCTCCGGTTTGTCAACCCTGTTGGCCGCCCCGCCCGGGTGGCGCGGCGCCGCGGAGAGCCGGTGCCTTTTCCCCGTCCGAACCCTTTGGTCAACGTTCAAGGCGTGGAAAATGTGACACGTAGGAAGTGGCGGCGCCCGCGGCGCAGCACGAGCCGGTCGCCGGGCCGGGCGGCGATGTAGCGGTTGCGGTCGGTGATGCGTTCCTCGCCCGCGGCGATGGCGCCCTGCTCGATGAGGCGGACGGCGTCGCTGTTGGAGTCGGCGAGGCCGGCGGCGACGAGGAGTCCGGGGAGCCAGACGCCACGACCGGGGTGGTAGCGGAGCGCGGGGGCATCGAGGGGGAGGGTTTTCTCGGGGATGCGGTCTGGGAGCGCGCGCTCCTTGAAGACGCGGTCGAAGTGCTGCTGGGCCTGGGCGGCGGCTTCGGCCCCGTGATAGGCGGCGACGATGTGGCGGGCGAGCTCGCGTTTGGCCTGGTAGGGCTCCTGGCGGACGCGGCTGGTGGCGGCCTCGAGCTGGGGGCCGCGCAGGGTGGTGGCCAGGCGGAGCCATTCCTCGAGGAGTGAGTCGGGAATCGACATGGTCTTGCCGAACTGCTCCTCGGGGGGCTCGGCAATGCCGATGTAGTTGTCGTACGACTTGGACATCTTGAGCTGGCCGTCGGTGCCGCGGAGCAGGGGCAGGATCAAGCAGACCTGCGGCTCCTGGCCGTAGCGCTCCTGCACGGTGCGGCCCACGAGCAGGTTGAATTTCTGGTCCGTGCCGCCCAGCTCGAGGTCGGCGCGCAGGGCGACGGAGTCGTAGGCCTGGAGCAGCGGGTAGACGAACTCGAGGATCGAGATGGGGCGGCCTGCGCGGTAGCGTTCGGCGAAGTCGTCGCGTTCGAGCATGCGGGCGACAGTGTAGGTCGCGGTGAGTTCGAGCAGGCCGGCCAGGTCGAGGGGCGCGAGCCAGCGCGAGTTGTATTCGATACGCACGCGCGCGAGGTCCAGCACCCGGCCGACCTGCTCGGCGTAAGTGCGGGCGTTGGCCTGGATCTCTTCGGCCGAGGGGCGCGGGCGCGTCTCGCTGCGGCCGCTGGGATCGCCGACGCGGGCGGTGTAGTCGCCGACCACGAAGATGACTTCATGCCCCAGCTCCTGCAGCGCGCGCAGCTTGCGCAGCGAGACGGCGTGGCCGATGTGCAGGTCGGGGCGGGTGGGGTCGAAGCCCTGCTTGACGCGCAGCGGCTGGCCCGTGCGCTGGCTGCGCTCGAGCTTGCGCTCGAGTTCCTCTTCGGGGATGACCTCGGCCGCGTCCTGGCGGATGGCCTCGAGCTGCTGGGCGACGGGCGGGAACGCGGGCATAGCGGAAGTCTAGCGGCGCGCACCGCGCTTGGCGAGAGTCCCCGGGCAGGCCGGGCAGGCCGCCCCGGCGGGCGGGCCCGGGTGAGGCTCCGCGGCCAGCGCTCCCGCTTCGCGGAGCCTCCTCGGCCGGCACTCAGCCGCCGATGCCCTGCATCTCGGGTAAATTCTTTGCTGAGTGCCGGCCTGCGGGGTCTCCGCTCGCTCCGCGAATGGCCGCTTGAGCCTCACCCGGGCCCACCCGCCTCCGCCCCAAACGGGGTTTGCAGCCGCTCGCCGAGGAGATCACACCACCGCCGCTCAGCGCCGCGGAACGGCGGCCCGCGGTGCAGCGGGTGCGCGGGCTTTTATTGCACAGGTTCAGGCGCCGAAGCGGCGGGCGAGGGTGGCGGCGCCGCGGGCGGCGTCCACGGGCCGGTCGAGGATGGCGAGGGGGAGCTGGAGCGCTTCCAGGGCGCGAAGCACGGGCTGGCGCAGTGGCCGGCCGGGGGCGAGGAGTCCGCCGGCCAGGGCCACAGGCGCGGGCGCTGGCCAGGGGCCGAGGCGGCGGTGGAGCGCGGCGATGTGGCGGGCGAGATCGTGCGCGGCCTGGTCCAGGATCCCGGCGGCGACAGCGTCCGGGCTGGCGGCTACGGCGGCGACCAGGGGTGCCAGGGCGGCAATTTCGGCCTTGGCGGCGGTGGCGGCCCAGTGGATGAGGGACTCGGGATCGGCTGCGCTGGCGGCGCGAAGCACGGGCTCGAGGAGCTGCGTGTCGGGGCCCCGGCCGTCGTGGGCGCGGGCTACGGCGCGCAGAGCTTTGAGCCCGAGGGCGTAGCCGCTGCCCTCGTCCCCCAGCAGGGCGCCCCAACCGCCGGCGCGGGCGGTGCGGCCATCCGCGGCGCGGCCCCAGGCGATCGAGCCCGTGCCCGCGATGAGGAGCAGGCCGGGCCCGCCGCCGAAGGCGTCCTCGAGGGCGGCCTCGGCGTCCGTGACCACCCGGACGCGGCGCGCGACGCCGGCCTTGCGCAGCGTATTCTCGAGGGCGCGCCGCTCGGCGGGGCGTCCGGCGCCGGCGAGGGCGCAGCAGAGCGCGGCGGCGGGGGCAGCAGCCCCTGGGCTTCGCTGACCCCCAGCTCCGCCGGCACCGGCCTGGCGCAGCGCCAGCCGGGCCAGGTGCGTCAGACCGGGGGCGGCGGCCTCGGGGTTTTCGGCGCGGACGAGCCCCGGCTCACCTGGCACGCGGGCCAGTTCGACGCCCGCGGCATCGGTGACCAGGGCTGTGGCGCGGGTGGCTCCGCCGTCAATGCCGAGAAAGAGGGTCACGGGGCCGGGACTCGGGCAGGGTCAGGGGGATCGCGCATCTCGCGAGCGGAGTCGGGCGCTGGCCGCTCCGACCCCCACCGTGACGGCGGAGCCCATGAGGGCGAACCAGAGGGTGTCCAGCAGGCGGGGAATCCACTGGAACTGCTGGGCGGCCCAGAGGGCGGCCATGAGGGTAATGGCGGCAGCCATGCCGGTGATGGCGTCGCGCTGGTCGGCGCGTCGCGAGAGCACGCCCAGGAGGAATCCGCCCAGCAGGCCGCCGTAGGTGAAGGAGGCGATCTGCAGGGCGATCACCACAATGGGCGTACCCTGTGAGGCGAACTGGAAGAGGATCGCGCCGCCAATCAGGATGGCGGCCCAGAGCAGGGTGAACGCCCTACCCACGCGCATGAGGTGCTGCTGGTCTGCGGCGCGGCGGGCGAGAGGCGCGTAGATGTCGTGGGTGGTGGCCGAGGCCAGGGAGTTGAGTGAGGAGGCGACCGTGGACATAGCTGCGGCGAGGATCGCGGCGACGATCAGGCCGGCGAGGCCGGTCGGCAGCGCATCGACAATGAAGCGGGGAAAGACCTCGTCGGGTGTAGCGAAGGTGCGGCCGCCGTAGTAGGCGAAGAGGCCGAGGCCCACCAACAGGAAGAGCGCGAACTGGCCGATGACGACCACGCCGCTGGTGATGAGGGCCTTGCGCGCCGCGGCGAGCGAAGGCGAGGCGAGCAGGCGCTGCACAATCAGGTGGTCCACGCCGTGGGAGGCCATGGAGAGGAAGGCGCCGCCCACCAGGCCGGTGAGGAGCCACCTGCCATCGGCGAATCCGCCCTGGAAGTGGAGCAGCCGGAGCTTGGCGGCGGGGCGGGCGGCCTCCAGGATGCCGGCCCAGCCGCCGGGCACCAGGCGCAGCAGCAGGACGAGGGCGGCGGCGCCGCCGGCCAGGTAGAGGAACATCTGGATGACGTCCACCCAGACGACGGCGCGCAGGCCGCCGTAGTAGGTGTAGAGCAGTGTAAAGGCGCCGGTCAGCAGGATGGACTGCCAGTAAGGGAGCCCGGTGACCAGGGCGATGGGGATAGCGGCGGCGAAAATCCGGACACTGTCCGCGAAGGCGCGCGTGACCATGAAGATGCCGGCAGCGAAGCGGCGAGTGGCGAGGCCGAAGCGCTGCTCGAGCAGCGCGTAGGCAGTGGCGATCTCGCCGCGGAAGTAGCCGGGCAGCAGTACGGCGGCGACGGCGATGCGGCCGAACAGGTAGCCGAACGTGAGCTGCAGGATCCAGAAGTCGGCGGTGTAGGCGGTGGCCGGCACGCTGATGAAGGTGAGGGCACTGGTCTCGGTGGCGACGACAGAGAAGCAGACGGCCCACCAGGGTATGGCGTGGCCGGCGAGGAAGTAATCGCGGGCGTCCTTCTGGCGGCGGCCGAGCCAGGCGCCGAAGGCGGTGACACCGGCGAGATAGGCCGCGATGACGGCAAGGTCGAGGGTGGTCACGGCTCCTGGGCGGCCAGGGAGCTGGTGGGCACGGGTTCGGTCTCGAGCGGCTGGCCGGCGCGGCGTACGACGTAGGATTCCATGGCGTAGTATTCGGGCAGCCCGAGGCGATCGAGCAGGTGCGCGGTGGTCTTGTTGCGCTCCTCGATCCGCTGCCAGAACTCGCGGTCGTCGAGGCCCGGGAAGGGCGCCACGTCCTTCTGGCTCTGGTGCTTGAAGATGGCGCGCACCTTGAGGCGCAGCTCGTCCTCGGAGAGTGGGACGAGCACGTCGGCGTCTGCCAGCGGCCATTCCTGCCACGCGCCGCGGTAGTACCAGACCTCGGGCGGCTCCGCCGAGTAGCGTTCCAGCGCCCGATCCACGGCTTCCTTGCACATGCGGTGCGTGCCGTGGGGATCCGAGAGGTCACCTGCGACGAAGGCGAGGTCGGGACGGTGGCGCTCGAGCAGCTCGTGCGTGATCTCGATGTCGCGGGGGCCAATGGGATCCTTGCGCACCTTGCCCGTCTGATAGAAGGGCAGATTGAGGAACACGGCGCGCTCGGGGGCGATGCCGAAGGTCTCGAGGGCGGATACGGCCTCGGCCTCGCGGATGTGGCGCTTGATGGTCTGGCAGGCGGCGGAGTCGACGGCGCCAGGCTGTTTGCTGGTGAGGAAATCCTGGATCTTGCGGACCAGCGCCTCGAGGCGCTGGTGCTCGAGATCGAAGTCGCGGGCGATGCGCCGCATGAAGTCGAGGTAACGGCGGACCTCGTGATCGAACACGGCAATGTTGCCCGAGGTCTGATAGGCGACGAGGATCTCGTTCCCGTTCTGGTGCAGCTTGTTCAGGATGCCGCCCATCGAGATGACGTCGTCATCGGGGTGCGGCGAGAAGACCAGGATGCGCTGGCCGCGGGGCAATTTGCTCCTGCCCCGGATCTTGGCGATAAGCGCGTTGAAGACCTCGCCGTTGAGCGGCCCGGCGCCGCCGTAGCGGGCGAGGAGCGCGCTCAGGTGGTGCTCGCGGTAGTCCTGGTTCTCGAGCTTGAGCACGGATTTGCCCGTAACGGCGCTGAGCCAGATCACGGCCTGGATCTCGAGGGGCCGGGTCCATTCTACGGCGCCCAGCAGCCAAGGCGTCTTGAACCGCGTGAGCTCGGCGGCGGCGGCGGGGTCCAGGTAAAAGGTGGTGGCCGGGTGCTGCTGCAGATAGGTGGCGGCGACATCGGGGTGTAGCTCGCCCTCGACCGCGCGGCGCACGATCTCGGCCTTATGCTCGCCCGTGGCGATGATAGCGATCTGGCGCGCCTCGAGGATGGTGGCGACTCCCATGGTGATGGCTTCCGTGGGCACGTTCTCCTCGCCGAAGAAGTCGGCGGCGGCGGCGCGGCGCGTGATGCTGTCCAGGCCGACCAGGCGGGTGCGGGAATGCATGCTCGAGCCGGGCTCGTTGAAGCCGATATGGCCGGTCTGGCCAATGCCCAGGATCTGGAAGTCAATGCCCCCGGCCTGGCGCACCCTTTCCTCATAGGCGCGGCAATGCTCGTCAACACGGTCGCGCGGCGTACTGCCGAGCGGAAGGTGGACGTTCTGCGGGGCGATATCGATGTGGTCGAACAGGTTCTCCCTCATGTAGCGCTGGTAGCTGTGAATGCTGTCCGGCGCCATCGGGTAGTACTCGTCGAGGTTGAAGGCGACCACGCCGGCAAAGCTCAGCCCCTGGTCACGGTGCAGGCGGATCAGCTCGCGGTAGATGCCGATGGGGGTCGAGCCCGTGGCCAGGCCCAGGACGGCGCCCTGGCCGGCAGCCTGCTTGCCGCGGATCAGCTCGCCGATCTGGCGGGCAATCGTGCGGGCGATGGCGTCGTGCTCGAGGACGACGGTGGGGATGCGTTCGGGGTTCATGGTTATTAGCGGACGCGTACGTGTACGCGCGTGCGCGTTGCGCGCCGCGCTGGAGCCCAGCGCCTCAGTCGCGGAGCCCGAGCCGGAGTCCCCATCCTACCTTCTGGCATCCCGCTCCCCCGCCCTCAGGTTGCGGGCGATCCAGGCGAAGGAGGCGGCGGCGGCGGCGAGGTAGAGGAGCGCTTCGAGTCGCGGCCCGAAGATCAGGCGTCCCACGCCGAAGAGCGCGCCATACACACTGATTACGCCGGCGATCCAGTTGGTCCAGTTGAGCGCGCCGCCGGCCATGGATTCGGCGCCGAAGCCTGCCGCCGTGGCGATTCGGCGCCAGCCTGGTCCGCCGGGCCGCACGCGGCGGTAGAAGGCTTCCAGTGCAGGCTGGGGCACCGGCGGCGTCAGGAAGGTGATGGCGATCCAGACGGCAGTAGTGATCGCCGTCGTGGCCAGCATGACGTAGGCGCCCTCGAGCGGATCCATAGGGTTGAAGACCAGCCCGAAGCCGCGGCGCAGTGGCGCAACCTGGGCCAGGCTCTGGGCCTCCGCGGCCGGGACTGCGCCCACGGCCCAGAGCCCGCCCAGGGCGAAGAATACGAGGAGCGCAGCGGCCATGGCGCTGATCTCCGACCAGGCGTTGATGCGCCACCAGTACCAGCGCAGGATGTAGACCAGCCCGGTCCCGGCGCCGAGCGCGATGAGGATGCGCCAGGCGCCCTCGATCGATCCCCCGCGGTAGAGCACGTAGGTCACGCCCGTCGAGAGCACGAAGATGGCAGCGGTAGCGAGGCGCGAGATCAGGACCAGGCGCCGCGCGCCGGCGTCGGGGCGGACGAAGCGCAGGTAGAGGTCGTTCATCAGGTAAGACGCCCCCCAGTTGAGCTGGGTGGCGATGGTGGACATGTAGGCGGCGGCGAAGGCGGCCAGGAGCAGGCCGCGGAACCCGGTGGGCAGCAGGTCTACCACGGCCTGGACGTAGCCGCTGGCCGGGTCGGCGAGCCCCGGGTAGAGCACGACGACGGCCAGTGCGGTGAGGATCCAGGGCCAGGGTCGCACGGCATAGTGGGCAATATTGAACCACAGGGTAGCGAGCAGGCCGTCCCGCTCGGTTCGGGAGCTGAAGATGCGCTGGGCGACGTAGCCGCCGCCGCCCGGTTCGGCGCCCGGGTAGGAGGTGGCCCACCACTGCACGGCGAGGTAGGCGAGCAGGGCGGTGAGCGGCATCCAGGCGGCGCCGGCGGCGGGGAAGAAGGCGAGTGCGGCTTCCGTCGAGCCGAAGTGGGCGGGCAGCTTGGCCAGCAGCCCGTCCAGTCCGCCGACCGCCTGGACGGCGAAGATGGCGAGTACAATCGAGCCGCCCATGGCGATCACGAACTGGACGAAGTCGGTGACGACCACGCCCCAGAGACCGGACAGCGTCGAGTAGGCCATGGTAATGACGA encodes:
- a CDS encoding tyrosine--tRNA ligase; the encoded protein is MPAFPPVAQQLEAIRQDAAEVIPEEELERKLERSQRTGQPLRVKQGFDPTRPDLHIGHAVSLRKLRALQELGHEVIFVVGDYTARVGDPSGRSETRPRPSAEEIQANARTYAEQVGRVLDLARVRIEYNSRWLAPLDLAGLLELTATYTVARMLERDDFAERYRAGRPISILEFVYPLLQAYDSVALRADLELGGTDQKFNLLVGRTVQERYGQEPQVCLILPLLRGTDGQLKMSKSYDNYIGIAEPPEEQFGKTMSIPDSLLEEWLRLATTLRGPQLEAATSRVRQEPYQAKRELARHIVAAYHGAEAAAQAQQHFDRVFKERALPDRIPEKTLPLDAPALRYHPGRGVWLPGLLVAAGLADSNSDAVRLIEQGAIAAGEERITDRNRYIAARPGDRLVLRRGRRHFLRVTFSTP
- a CDS encoding ATPase, translated to MTLFLGIDGGATRATALVTDAAGVELARVPGEPGLVRAENPEAAAPGLTHLARLALRQAGAGGAGGQRSPGAAAPAAALCCALAGAGRPAERRALENTLRKAGVARRVRVVTDAEAALEDAFGGGPGLLLIAGTGSIAWGRAADGRTARAGGWGALLGDEGSGYALGLKALRAVARAHDGRGPDTQLLEPVLRAASAADPESLIHWAATAAKAEIAALAPLVAAVAASPDAVAAGILDQAAHDLARHIAALHRRLGPWPAPAPVALAGGLLAPGRPLRQPVLRALEALQLPLAILDRPVDAARGAATLARRFGA
- a CDS encoding sodium/solute symporter (Members of the Solute:Sodium Symporter (SSS), TC 2.A.21 as described in tcdb.org, catalyze solute:Na+ symport. Known solutes for members of the family include sugars, amino acids, nucleosides, inositols, vitamins, urea or anions, depending on the system.) translates to MTTLDLAVIAAYLAGVTAFGAWLGRRQKDARDYFLAGHAIPWWAVCFSVVATETSALTFISVPATAYTADFWILQLTFGYLFGRIAVAAVLLPGYFRGEIATAYALLEQRFGLATRRFAAGIFMVTRAFADSVRIFAAAIPIALVTGLPYWQSILLTGAFTLLYTYYGGLRAVVWVDVIQMFLYLAGGAAALVLLLRLVPGGWAGILEAARPAAKLRLLHFQGGFADGRWLLTGLVGGAFLSMASHGVDHLIVQRLLASPSLAAARKALITSGVVVIGQFALFLLVGLGLFAYYGGRTFATPDEVFPRFIVDALPTGLAGLIVAAILAAAMSTVASSLNSLASATTHDIYAPLARRAADQQHLMRVGRAFTLLWAAILIGGAILFQFASQGTPIVVIALQIASFTYGGLLGGFLLGVLSRRADQRDAITGMAAAITLMAALWAAQQFQWIPRLLDTLWFALMGSAVTVGVGAASARLRSRDARSP
- the nagB gene encoding glucosamine-6-phosphate deaminase codes for the protein MNPERIPTVVLEHDAIARTIARQIGELIRGKQAAGQGAVLGLATGSTPIGIYRELIRLHRDQGLSFAGVVAFNLDEYYPMAPDSIHSYQRYMRENLFDHIDIAPQNVHLPLGSTPRDRVDEHCRAYEERVRQAGGIDFQILGIGQTGHIGFNEPGSSMHSRTRLVGLDSITRRAAAADFFGEENVPTEAITMGVATILEARQIAIIATGEHKAEIVRRAVEGELHPDVAATYLQQHPATTFYLDPAAAAELTRFKTPWLLGAVEWTRPLEIQAVIWLSAVTGKSVLKLENQDYREHHLSALLARYGGAGPLNGEVFNALIAKIRGRSKLPRGQRILVFSPHPDDDVISMGGILNKLHQNGNEILVAYQTSGNIAVFDHEVRRYLDFMRRIARDFDLEHQRLEALVRKIQDFLTSKQPGAVDSAACQTIKRHIREAEAVSALETFGIAPERAVFLNLPFYQTGKVRKDPIGPRDIEITHELLERHRPDLAFVAGDLSDPHGTHRMCKEAVDRALERYSAEPPEVWYYRGAWQEWPLADADVLVPLSEDELRLKVRAIFKHQSQKDVAPFPGLDDREFWQRIEERNKTTAHLLDRLGLPEYYAMESYVVRRAGQPLETEPVPTSSLAAQEP
- a CDS encoding sodium:proline symporter; this encodes FRALYMAFPINLIIIGWVNLAMVKILDVTLGVDPFRALLAMFVITMAYSTLSGLWGVVVTDFVQFVIAMGGSIVLAIFAVQAVGGLDGLLAKLPAHFGSTEAALAFFPAAGAAWMPLTALLAYLAVQWWATSYPGAEPGGGGYVAQRIFSSRTERDGLLATLWFNIAHYAVRPWPWILTALAVVVLYPGLADPASGYVQAVVDLLPTGFRGLLLAAFAAAYMSTIATQLNWGASYLMNDLYLRFVRPDAGARRLVLISRLATAAIFVLSTGVTYVLYRGGSIEGAWRILIALGAGTGLVYILRWYWWRINAWSEISAMAAALLVFFALGGLWAVGAVPAAEAQSLAQVAPLRRGFGLVFNPMDPLEGAYVMLATTAITTAVWIAITFLTPPVPQPALEAFYRRVRPGGPGWRRIATAAGFGAESMAGGALNWTNWIAGVISVYGALFGVGRLIFGPRLEALLYLAAAAASFAWIARNLRAGERDARR